The following nucleotide sequence is from Paroedura picta isolate Pp20150507F chromosome 1, Ppicta_v3.0, whole genome shotgun sequence.
ACGTGAAGGTCAAACCTCTCTGCTTCTTCAAACTCGGCATTCATCTGGGCGGCCCATTCATCCATCTCTGTCTTCTGAAAAAGGCAAGAAAGGACACGTTTGCTAGAAAGGTAGTCCTAGCCAGCTGAGTTCGGAATGATGACTGGTTTCTGCTCTATTTGCTTCTGGATCCCTGTCGCCTCCTTTCCCGCAACCGCTCCATGCATTTAGAaatacagagctggaagggacttcaagagtcagctagtccaacctgctgcgtAAGGCAGGAAgttccttcccacacacacatgtACTTCCCCACTGACCCCACTCTATGCCcaaaggaaggcaaaaaacctCCAGCATCCTTGacccaacctggcctggaggaaaattcctttctgatcccaaagtggtgactgaCATTACCCTGGGTAATCTGagaaagggccatgagagccAAAGAccagctcatcccttcctgctctcccTCTCACAACCTGCCTGAATTCACAGAATCACCATTGCTATCAGAGGGCCATATAGCCACAAAAACTTCCAGGAGGGGAAAACGCACCACCTCTCAATTAACCTATTCCAAAgaggaacagttctgtcaggaagTTCTCTGACTAATGATATCCCTTTTCGGAACTGAGGACTTCTCGTCTCACTCTTTAAACCCAgcggttctcatcctgggggtcgggacccctttgggagtcgaatgaccctttcacaggagccgcagcagggcaagcagcttggccagggggggcaccatccaaacaacagccttgtggtatagatcgagatagagtgttcaccTGTCTGaaacagtggaaaagagcgagatcagcatggtgggacaagaggcagagctgaacggagaaaccccggggaaaaaacccaatttatatacaatcatgagcaatggatcttcacgccattggtcagttctggtttaatttccgtgaaagaacccttgcataattttatggttgggggtccccacaacaggaggaactgtattaaagggtcgtggcattaggaaggttgaggaccactgctttaaccacAATATCTTGGCTACTCTCACGGGAATGATCCCTTGTGACCCCCTGCCTTGTAAAATCCTAAGCCAAAAAAAGGGCTGGGCTACCGGGGGTTATTCTCTCTAGCTCCATCACACAAGGAATCCTTACGTTGAACTGtggcaccttcttcttcttccgtttcTCCTTTACAAACGAGATGCCCGGGATGTCTGTGTCGGGCTCTTTGAGGACGCTGGATCCCAGAAGCGTGGCTGCCAACTTGGAGCTGGTCCCCATGTCCTCAGGAGGGACACTGTCTAGCCCTTCTGGAACCAGGAGTTTTTCGAAGCCGAAAAGCGTGCGTCGCTTGCCTGGGCCACAGTTAGGCGTGGATGTGTCTGAGAAGCTGGAGCCGGGGGACTCTCGGTCTTTCAGGAAGCTGTGGCTGAGGCTGACCTCTAGGCGGCTGTAAGATCGACGTACTCTCTTGGCCATGGCTGCATCCCGTTCCTCCTCAGGCAGGGACTCCTGGACTGTGGGGGTGTTGGTGGGAGACGGCACATCCGCTTCTCCAAGCAGGCCTCCTGCTTCAGAACCCAAAGAACGGCTTGGCGGGGAAGGCGTCCCCTTTGCTTTGGCGTCCCCCTTGCCTGGGCTTTCGCCCTTACTGTTCCCCACAGGGATGTTTTCCTTGTCTTCCTTAAAGGAGATCTGTAACAGTGAAGGGGAACCTTCAGCTAGAATATACAGCAAACTTGGGGGGCTCCCGTCATGAGGGACAGAGTCATGGTACAGTGGCAGGATACATGCTCTGCATGTTCCCAGCACCTCTATTTAGAGAGTCTCTAAAGCAGGAAAGTCCTCTCCCTGCCTGTGACTCTGGGGGGGCTGATATAAATCGTCTTcactggttttattgtattattgaactgcaaccaccccaagatggcaacCACCCCAAGAAATGGAATTATAAAttgaaattataaaataaatgccAGTCATCTTGGTGAGCACAGGAGCTTCTGGCAGGGGCAAGAGAGGAAACGGCAACTGAGCCTCACCTGCAGAGACAGGAAGGCAAACTAGACAGCTTGGCCAGGCCCAGAGGTGTAAGTCCCTGGCCATGAACCCTGGGCCCTCAGGCTATGCTTCAATGACCCGTCGGTTGAACCTCAGCCAACCCAAGATATATTGCTATTTTTGTCTATTTGGCCTTGTTGATATTGTATTTTTCTTCCATGGACACTTTGTATCCCTTCGGGGGAAGAAAAACCAGGTATAAATATtccaaatggaaataaataaggTCAGGGGAAATACCTCCATTCATGCCCGCCAGTTTCTCAATGAAGGCCCCCCTGCACGGTGGGGAAAGCAAACATTTTGCAGAAGATGGGTTGCAATTCTTTTCCTCGGTAGAAAGTCTGCCAAATAGCCTTGCTGGGAAAGGGTGCTGAGTCTCAGGCTGTGGCATGGCGCTGCCTGTGGGGCTGATTCCGGCAGCTTTGTAAGATGGCAAATTTGGCGCACCTCCCCACCTTGCAGCTGCCCACCCTGCAGCTCACTCAGTGTGTTACAGCAACTACATGGTGGCGACAATATCATTGTGACCGAGAAAAGGGATTGGTTGCTGCCTGCCTCATTCTGAAGGTTCAAGATTGGCAACCAAAGAAAACATCTTCAATTAAAATGCATGGATTGTCAGTAGCTCAGCAGGATCTGAGGCtgaagtctttcccatctcctgctAGCTGATTCTTCTTATGGGAGGTGCCAGAGACCAAACATGGGATCTTTGGCCTATTAGATGCCTCACCCCTGATGCCACTGGTGAACTGCCTGAAACCTCCCTTCAGTTCAGAGGCTGGCCAGAAGGAAAGTTCACAGCACAGCCTCCCACCACCGCCTTTGCTCTGGCAGGATTAGACCTTGGCACTCCTGGGGGCCCTAGGATCCTGAAGTTTCTGGGAAATTAAGTCTTCTCCCTGAGTGCAAATATGTATACCTCAGCACCAAGGAGTTCAAACttcttgcagagaaacaaactggCATTACTTTGTTTGAGGAAGAAACTTCTGGATCTCCATAGGAGTCCCTCCCTAGCACTGCGAGACTCCAGCCATTGGAAATGGAAACAGTGACAAAAGGCAAGCTTGGTTTCAGGGGAATCTCCCACAGCACGCTTTCTGGAACTTACAAATGGGTGGCTCTAGCTTCCTCCGTATATATATTTGCTCAACAATTCAAATTTTCCTTTTCCAAAGAATTAGGTGACACTCGGAAGGCAATTCTTTTACTAAATGCTTCTGAATAACTGCTTTTGCCCTCCATTTCCGAAGGGCAGAGATACTTGTTAGCAAACTCTGTGATGTGTTCCACACTTGTACCATTCTGAAAACTCATTTGGCTCCTCGGCAAGCAGAGACCAAGACGGTTGCCTGGGAGCTAAAAGGTATAGATGGTGCCCACGGCTATTATAAGTATAGATAACCATGCAAGGCATATATGAAGCACAAATCTAGAGAGGATGCTTACCCGAGGACTGCGGCGGGGGGTTACGGTGGACTCTTTTACCTGAGTTggcagggggaggaaagaaaaaaaaacatttcacattcAGTGTTCAAAGTATATTATCTTTTAATGCACATATTACCTTTCACTCCTTCCAATGACACCGTAAGATAGGCCAATATTACCTCCATATTGCAAATGAGTGACTGAGAGTGACTGAACTTGCCCAAAGCCACTCAGAACTGAGATCTAACCTCCTGAATCACCGTTCGACTTCTTAGCTGCTTTGCTACACTGACTGATGATGTAATACGGCAACACTGAATCAACAGCAAACTTTACGCAGAAGAACAGAGGCAACAGAGCTGTTAAGGCAGAAAGTCCTCATGGTCTGGAAGTCCCCTGCTAGAGATCTTCTCTGGTTTGCCCAGATCTACAGAATCGACTTCAGCAAATTGACTCACTCCTGGGTGATGCCAGAGACAACCAAATCAGAAGTTTGGATCAGCTCAATAACAACTATTTTGTAGGTGACAGGCCCAAATTGCTATAAAGACAGCACTGAAACACCTCATGTAGCTTATCGCTACATGGTTTGATGGGGAGatttggtctctttagcctgaagaggagataactgagaggggatctgataaccatcttcaagtatttaaaaggctgctatatggaggatggaacagagttgttctcccttgcctcagagggactgagcagaaccaatgggatgaaattaatcaacagaaattccatctaaacatcctgacagacagagcggtttctcagtggaacaggcttccttgggaggtggtgggttctccatctttggaaatttttaaacagaggctggatagccaactgatggagaggctgattctgtgaaggcaaaggggtggcaggttacagtggatgagcaatagggtttgtTAgtctcctgcattgtgtggggagttggactagatcggtggtccccaaccaccggtccgtggcctggtgccggcaagcttcttactgtgggaggggggagagggaagcagggccgtgcatgcaccatgcgtggccaaaaatgcgcatgcgcggcactttcacgcatgtacgttttcggccgcgcatgcgtggccaagCAATCACCCTCCTTGctgccgccagtccccagcctcaaaaaggttggggaccactggactagatgatctagagcatcccttccaactgttattctattattctaagtaaCTTTCCACAAATTGTCAAGCCCCCGATGGGAAAATCCATTATCCAGAATTGACAATGAAATGGAGACCTCTGACCTAAGAAGATGTAAGTAAGTCACCCTGGCTCTTTGACTGAGATACGGATATGTTCTCATGAGAAGGATGGTTCACAGCACACCGCACCACCATTTCCTGGTGAGCCACACTGGAGCAACTGAGTGGGCTGCTGCTTCTGAGCAAGGACATCTTCAAATCACTTCACTTGCCCAGTTTGAAGATTCAGATCCAGTCCCTTCCAGATTTGTGACTTGGTCCCTTCACCGCTATGCTCTCACAGAATGCAAACCATAATAAAACTAGTGAAATTAACAGTTATGCATTCTTATAATACTGAGGGTCGGCAACCTACGattcaatttaaaataaaagaggACTATCTCCCAAGATAAATTCCAATAACAGGCACATGTGATTATGACCTGCATGTATGTTGGATGCACTATGCACAAGTCATGTAAGcctctttaaaaaacacacagaaacatttctttttcaagacaattaaaaatacagaGTCTGTTCCATTTTCTGCAACTGGTCACCTTAAAGACTGGAGGAAACCAACatatacagtgtgtgtgtgtgtatatatatgcaagcatatatacacacatactatatatatatatataatggacCCTATGTGATCGCTGGTAATTAAAGGTGTGCCCTAGATCTAAACTGATCAGGTTATATACAATAAATTCACAGATAAGCCTGCGCCACAAGAAAACTGATCCACATACCTGCCGATTACGTGGCATGATCTTTTTCAGGGTTATTGGCCTCATTGCAAATGGTACTGGAATCTGCAGGGATGACAGACGACAACACAGGTGAGATGAGAAAGGGAATCCTTTCCAGTCTACTTTGCCTAATACAGATGTTTAGCCCAGACTACAGTCCTGTAGTATGGGTATTATAGCTGGGTCACAGATCATACTTAACCTCCACTCCCACACACCAAATGTATATAAGAATGGtggggaaaaaggaaaaggagactTTTTTTACTTACTGGGCTGCCCACCATCTTTCTCACCAACAAGCGGGGCTTCCCCTGGGACACTGGTTGAACAGCAGATGACATGTTCCTTTCAGACCTGCGCCTTGGAGGAAAGGAAACAGCatctgggggaaaaggaagacaaaagaACAGGATGCACTTAGGGCAACCTCAGATATTCAAGAGCCATACCTCTTAATGCCAGTCTTTTTAGCATCCCCAAAGGAGTAACTGTAAAGAGATCAGCAGTGCATCCTATTCTTTTCCAAGGACAAAGTATGTTATGTCACACTGTAGAACACATTTGAAAATAAGGTTCAGCCAATATAGTAAACAGTCCAGCCAGAATGGAGGTAGATCACTTTCAAGAGCTGATCAATTAAATGAGCAAAATAGGTTGCATCTGGACTGTCAGTAGGAACAGCTTCTTTCAGTAATAATCCCGACGAGTCCTATGCTGATATCAAAGCAGCAGATAAATTCCAACTCAGTACAATGTCTCCAAAGACTCCCTCTGAAACTTTTCTTGTTTAGCACCATAATCTCCATATCCATCACTAAATGTCCAAGGCAGCTGAAACATCACCCTACTGGTTTCTGAGTAACtttgttttaaaagtctgttttgaACTATTGTATGAACTGGATgtaattttacacacacacattctcctgCAAAGAGATTGGCTCAGTTCACGATGGCAAGCCCTGAAGAACAAGCGAGACACCCAAAATCAGGAAAGCAACATCCAGGCAAGGAACCACACCTGTGCCTGGCAAATAGGAATGCACGTGCCTGCTCAAATGTTTGCAATTCTACCCATCTAGTACACATCTGCATGCCCGAAGGCTGGTGCAGAGGTAGACTGTACTCCATTGCATTATATTGAGCAGCATCTGGGACTTATCTGCCAAACAAGGCAGATGTTTTCGTTTCCCTTCATGATAGAGCTGTTTCAAGTGAACCCTTATTATGCTACTCTGTTAACAGAGTTTAAGGCAATCTAATGTGCCTAGCTCATTCTCAAAACAAGTCTGAGGCAGGAAGGGACGCAAGAAGCGAGTCGCTTAAAGATCCCCATTGAGTTGCACGGTTGACCGGGACCATAAACCGCACCTTCCCGTAGTCTTCGCGAAAGACGACACTCAGGAGCCGGGATCTCTTTCCGCCGAGCTCCCACCAGGCACCCCTCCCTAGCCCGTATCCTGACGCTCGCCTCATGGCGATGCGGCTCTCGCCCTCTCACCTGCCCCCGCCTCCCCCGCGGACCGAGCTCGCCTTAGTCGGCAGCGGACAGCGGCGCCTCCGCCCGCCATGACAGCCTCCAAgttctcctcctccgcctccaggCTCACTTCGCCGTTTAGAATTGCCCGCCACCACTTCGCCGGAAGTGACGTTCCTCCTGCTGGTGAAATTGAAGTTCCGGGGAGAGGGAAAACGGCCCGCGGTCATGATTTCCGGTGTGTGGTGTAGCTCTAGGCAGTAGCAACTCCATGGTAAAAACTTCTATTGTGATATAGAGCGGAAGAGCGCTTAGGTTTTGAGACCGAAAGGATTCCACGGAGCGGCTTATCTCTTTGCAATGCTGTATGATTGGCACATCCGGGCAATTAGGTTCCTGTTTTACCAGCCAAAGCCAAGACGGGCGGAGTTCACCACAGAGATGTCTGGGCATAGAGCGGCACGGCTCTGAGCCTTCATAGAGAGCCCAGCTTTCCAAGTTTAAACCGGAAGTCCTGTTTGCCTCtctgtctcgggggggggggcggcaaacggtggctctccagatgtcccagtgttggccggggctcatgggaagtgcagtcgatagacatctggagagctaccgtcATATGTTGTTTTCCTCTCGGGCGCCGCGGCCGTGCATGACGCCATCGCAGCGCGACTTTCCCGGAAGAGACGTGGCAGTTGAGCCAAGGGTCAAAAAAGCCACCGCCCCCACCCCATCTAACCCTCTCCGGCCTTTTTGAGGCTTCCTAGGAAGTGTAGCTTTGTGGGCAGAAGGCAAGAAGCCGGCGAAGACCGAGGGCCTGCACGGCCTGGGTTCCTGCAGAGAGGAGGCAAACAGGCGCAGGTGAGgagcggaaggaaggaagctgctgCCCCCAGGACGCCTCTTTAGAGAGGTCGCCCTTCC
It contains:
- the CDCA5 gene encoding sororin; translation: MAGGGAAVRCRLRRARSAGEAGADAVSFPPRRRSERNMSSAVQPVSQGKPRLLVRKMVGSPIPVPFAMRPITLKKIMPRNRQVKESTVTPRRSPRISFKEDKENIPVGNSKGESPGKGDAKAKGTPSPPSRSLGSEAGGLLGEADVPSPTNTPTVQESLPEEERDAAMAKRVRRSYSRLEVSLSHSFLKDRESPGSSFSDTSTPNCGPGKRRTLFGFEKLLVPEGLDSVPPEDMGTSSKLAATLLGSSVLKEPDTDIPGISFVKEKRKKKKVPQFNKTEMDEWAAQMNAEFEEAERFDLHVE